The genomic interval TATTCCAGTACTATACAGTTCACGAGCACGACTTCTACTATCCCGTTTTGTTTTACCAACTTTAATTAACCCTGGCATAGATTGATTAATAAGAATATAGACATATCCTGAGTCCAATTATTGTTTCCTTTATACTTAACTATTTAGTGAAAAATTATATATTGAAAACTCTTAAATAAAAAAGTATAGCAAGGGACAAGCTATTTTTAATTTACTCTTTCAAATACTTACGAGACACAACCACACCCTCATACCCCGTCGTTTTTACCGCTTCTAAAAACGTCTTATCTTCAACGCCATCTTTGGCAATGACTACTGCCAATTTTGTCTCTAACGTCACTTTAGAGGACTCAACTCCCTCGACACTTTTGAGTGCTTTTTTAACTGCGGTTGTGCACAAAGGACAGTGCATTTCAGCCACTTTTATGACCACTTCTTCTTTGGCAGAGAGCATCAACGGTAAAAGGAGTATCAACCACTTTTTCATTCTGCATCCTCAATAAAAAGATTTGCCCATTCGGGATAGAGCAATATCACGACAATCAACCCTAAAACAATCATATAAAACCACACATAACGCTTTCTCTTTTGAGGATTACATGTAAAGGTATGATGCGCGTAAGAGCGCCATGAAAGCCACAAAACAAAGAGCGATAAAAGGGAGAGTGGTATGCGAAACGGGGTGAGGACTTCTAAGAAGCTTAAAAATCCAAAAGAGATTCCAAAGAGTAAAAACAGCAGTGGAGGCAGACAGCATGCCGTTGCGGCAAAGGCTGAAAGCAGTGCTGTAAGTAAACTTAGAATCTCTTTTTTCATACGTTAGAGTTTTTCTTGTGAGTTAAAGCTATACGCAAACGCCGCTGGAGCGTAGTAGTCTAAGACTTCATCTTCGACTTCGCCGTATGGGTAACCGAACATATTAAGTGGTTTTTGCGCTGGCATTGGCGTTAAGACAAAATCACGCGCTGTGTTGTAGCCCATCCAGTTCATCTCCCAGTTTCCAAAGAAATACTCACGTACTTCTTTCACAAGTGGATCGTTCAACGTCATTTTTTCGGTCAAGATAACTTTAGCCACATCGGCAGGATCGCAAGGAATCCAACCTGCGCCATCTAGGTAAAATTCCGCTCTACAATGCTCGCCTCCCGTGATTTTTGCCAACCCTTTTTCATCACTGCTTCCACACGCTTTGGAGTAACGAGAACTACCTAAACGAATACCAAAGATCTCACGTGCAGGCACGCCAACACTTCTAAGAAGCGCTACAAAAACAGAACTAATGTCGGTGCATTTTCCACCCATGATGTTTTGCTCAATCGCCTTGCCTGCATCACCCAATCCACAACCGACGACGGCATTGTCGCGGTACATATTTTCAGTGACCCACGCGTAAATTGCTTTGGCTTTATCAAGCGGTGTTGTGCTGTTCGCTGTGATTTTAAGCGCCAACTCTTTGACTTTTCCACTGGTGGGGATGTGTGCCGTTGGTTTGAGATAGTGTGCAACATCTTTGGGATATTTGGTTGAAGCGGTTGCTTTGCTAAGATCAGAATTTCGCTCATACGTCGTAATCGTATAGGTCACTTCGAGGAGTTTTTCGCCACCATTTTTCCACTCAGCATAGAGTGTTCTGGCTTTGTAACTGTTTTTGTCGGTCACATACGCGTTGGTTGCATTGGAGCTAAATTTAAAATCGCTCACCTTTTGGAAGAGAGTTTCTTGTGGAAGAGGAACCCACAGTTTGGTCAAGCCATTTTTGTTTTCATGTTTGAGGTTGTAACTGTTTGTGACGAAAAAAATACGTGTTTTACTCTTTGGCTCACTCGCCTCCAAAATCGAAACCTGAGGAAGAATAACCGAACTTGCACCAAGGGCTAAACACCCTTTCATAAACGCTCTTCTTTGCATAAAAATCCTTACATGTAAAGTGGCACGAAGAGGAGAAAAAACATAAAAGCAGTCAAAAAAGGAGGTTACAATTATGTTTGTCTAAGCCTTAGACGTCGTGCATTAGGGAGATTGTACCGTGAGTTTGCTTAAGAAAGTCTCTAAAAACCCTTATAATATAGGGGCTTTTAGAGCTTTTAATCTCGCTAGGCGATGGTCGTACTTTTAGTGCTTTTTTTACCTTTTTTCTTTGCCGCTTCTGCCGCTGCTTTTGAAGGTTTTGCGGCTATTTTTTGGGTAGCTGATGCCTTTTTAGAGGCTACTTTTGTAGATGTAGTCGCTGCATTTTTGACGTTTTTTTGTGCCGTTGTATTGGCTTTTGCTTTAAACGCTTGATCCGTATGTTTTTTCTTTGTTTGAACCGTATCACTCGTGACACTACTGCTTGCAAACACACTTGAATTCAGCAGTATAAGACCTGCTGAAACCATTAAGAAACGTTTGAACATCTCTTCTCCTTGAAAAATAAAACGCATTGTAGCTTGATTTGATAAATGAAGTTTCTAAAACTTTTCAAGAATATAAAGATATTCGCTTAACGCTTTTTTATTTTCCTGATTGCGATACCCTTTAAAGCGTTGATGGGGCATCTGAAACGACGCGCACGTGCCATAGCGTTCCAACATGCTGGATAACACTGCAAGGTCGATAATTCCCTCATCATTATAGCTAAGAACGATCCATGGAAAATTGGCCTTTTGGATAATATCTTCCAGTGCCAAAAGCGCTGTGCCACTTTTGCAGTACGCCGAACTTTCATATGCCCTCACTCCCGTTTTGCCCTTTGGCGTAAACGCATCGTACCGCGCTATCGTGTTTAAGATGTGGTAATTCGCCCCGTATTGACGACGATTGTACGGAGGATCGAGGTAGAGAATATCGCCTTTAAGCGTGGAGATAAGCACATTGGCATCTTCACAAAAAACCTGATGGTGCGCAGACGTTGACAGCGAGGGAAAAGCATGCAGATGCAGTTTTTCGCACGCCAAAGGCTTGAGATGTTTGAGATACGCACTGTAAATGGAAGCCGTGTTGGCAACCTTGTCAGCGCTGTGCAGCAGTGAGGCTAGGAGGTAAATATAAAGCGGCTCATCACGCTTATACGCTTCAATGCCTTGGCGCACCGCATCGATTTTTTGCGCATTTTCATCGCTAAAATAGTTCCGCCCACTGCCACTTTCCAAGCAGTAGTGCTCATACATCAGCCCTTTGCGTAAAGGGAGTGCATTTAAGGAGGTGATGATGGCATCCATGGCGGATAATGTAGGGGTTTTTAGCATGGCGCGGTTGAGCACATAGCTGTAAAATTCAAGGTCATTGCTGAGGAGGATGCACCCTTTTTGGGCAAAATAGCTCCCGACCGAACCACTTCCAGCAAAAAGATCGCAAAAAATTTTCGGCGGAACGTTTTCTTTCAAAAGAGACGACGTGTGTGCATCGATAAAAGAGAGAAGTTTTACTTTCGAGCCGATGTAGTTCACCTGCATTCCCCAAAATTTTCAATATAATATCAAAACAAGAACACTTTTTGCTTAAGCATTAGATACGAATTTTAAAAGGACGAGACATGCATTTTTTAGTTGTTGACGATAGCTCAACAATGCGCAGAATTCTGTGCAACACCATCAACAGTATAGGCTACACAACCACGGCAGCCGAAGACGGGTTAGATGCACTTGAAAAGATCAAAGAACAAAAGTTTGACGTGATTATGACGGACTGGAATATGCCACGAATGGACGGACTGCATTTGGTAAGAGCGCTTCGCGCGATGGAAGCGTATAAAAAAACACCCATTATTATGGTCACAACCGAGGGTGGCAAACAAGAGGTGATTACGGCGATTAAAGAGGGGGTCACCAACTACATCGTCAAGCCTTTTACCGCGTTTCTTTTACGAGAAAAACTCAAAGAGATCGTTAGCTAACATTCGTTCTCTTTTGCCCCTAAAAGCAAAAGAGAACTCTCACTATCAATCTTTACATGTAAGATAGTTTCGCCATCCACCAAGCTCACTGATCTCCTTCGCACCTTTCAGCGCATCACCTTCACACAAAAAGCCATACACCAAACTTCCATCTTCTAACACAACCGTTCCAATGCACAGAGGTGAAGCAATCTGCACCATAAACGCTCCAAAATTCTCCAACGGCATCTGCCACACTTCAAGCTCCAACGCATAAGGACTCGAAGCGTCTTTGAGCATCCCTGGGCGTGGAGGATTTTTTTCAGGAACATTAAACAGACGATACCCCACAGCAGTTTTGCACGCTTTGAGAAACGTCGCCTCTAAGTTGACGAGCTGATGATTCAGCGGTAAGCCTTGCATGTGCGCTCCGCAGACGCCAATTTCGATCATTTTTGACATGCTAACTCCTTTATGTAAATTTCTCCCATCGCAAGGAGTTTTTCATCTTCAAACGCATCGGCAAAGATCGTTATGCCAAAGGGAAGCCCATTGTTGCGCGTCCCTGCTGGCAGTGCAAGGGCGGAAAGATCAAGTAGGTTCATAAAATTGGTGTAGTAGCCAAGATTGGTATTGAGTTCAATCGGATTGGCTTCCACTTCGGCAATCGTATAAATTGTCCCCGTAGTCGGTGTCAGCATAAAATCTACCCATTTTAAACACTGTTCGGCTTCTCGCCTGTACGCTTTTAAGGCATACTCCGCTTCAAAGTAGTCACTCGCACTTTTATGTTTACCTTGCGCGATGATGGTGCGTGTCACATCTAAGAAACTCTCAGGTGATTTTTGAAGAAGCGCCTTCGTTGCCACGTAACGCTCTGCCACCCAAGGGCCACTGTAAAGAAGATTGGCAGCGTTTAAAAAAGGGGTAAAATCAATCTCTTCAACAACCGCACCCAAGGCAACAAACCGTGCTACCGCCGCTTCAAAAAGCGTTTGCGCCTCAGCATCGCCAAAAAATTGAAGATCGCTTTTTCGTGGAATCCCAATTCTAAGAGGCTTTTCTAACGTTTTGGTCTGTGTCGGCATCGTTCTTGCATACACATCTTCACTATCGTAAGACGCCATAATGGCAAAGAGCGTTTGCGCATCCGCACACGTTTGGGTAAAGAGCGACACACAGTCCAAACTACGGCACGCAGGCACAACACCAGAGGTGCTAAAAACCCCTTTGGTGGGTTTGACACCGATGAGATTATTAAACGCCGCCGGAACTCTGCCAGAACCTGCTGTATCCGTTCCGAGGGAAAACGTAACAAGCTCCAAAGCAACACTCACCGCACTTCCTGCACTCGAACCTCCCGAAATGTACTCAGGATGGATGCTATTTTGGCAGATGCCATAAGGGGAACGCGTTCCCACAAGACCTGTAGCAAATTGATCGAGATTGGTCTTGCCCATGGGAATTGCTCCTGCTTCGATTAAGCGCTCCACCACATACGCTGAACGCTCTGGCAGATAGCGAAAATCAGGGCACGCCGCCGTGGTGGGAACGCCTGCAAGATCGATGTTATCTTTAATCGCAAAAGGAATGCCATAAAGCGGTAACTCCTCGATTTTAGCCCCTTCAAGCCGTTTCAAATAAGGCTCTAGCTCCGCATCATTGAGTGTGTAAATCCAAATGGGATTGTTTACATGTAAAGCCATTTTAGCTTTAAGCTCTGCCACAAGAGCACGAGGGGTGAGTGTTCCCTTTTGGTACGCTTGGCGTAAGGTTTGAATGTTCATCGTTACTCCTTTATCGTAATGGCAAATAGCAGTTTGCCTGCATAAATATTCTCACCTTCATGGCAGAGCACTTTTGAAATCACACCACTTTCAGGTGCTTCGATGCAGACTTCCATCTTCATCGACTCCGCGATGGCAAGCACATCGCCCTCTTTCACGGTATCGCCCTCGTTGACCAGCACTTTCCAAAGATTGCCCTGAACGGGCGCATCGACTGCTTCGGCACCTTCAATATCCACGCGCTCCTCTTCATCGCTCTCTTCACTGTTGGAGCTAGAGTTAAAATTCGCCAACCCCGTGCGCTCCCACATCAAACGCTCCTCTTCAAAAGCGCTTCGTTGCGTGGTGGTGAAACGATCAATACTCTCTTGATTTTCGGCTAAAAACTCCTTGTAGGCTTTGAGACTAAACGTCGTCTCTTCAACCTTGAGTTTGAGTTTGCCTTTGGGGAAATCTTCGCGCATCTGCGTGAGTTCTTCATGGCTCACTTCGTAAAAGCGAATCTGGTCGAAAAAGCGCAACAACCACGGTTTTCCCTCACAAAAATCCTCGCTTTGGCGGTATTTATTCCACATCTGTACCGTTCGCCCCACGAATTGATAGCCCCCCGGCCCTTCCATGCCATACACACACATATACGCCCCACCGATGCCGACGGCATTTTCAGGCGTCCATGTCCGCGCCGGGTTGTATTTGGTCGTAACTAAGCGGTGCCTTGGATCAAGCGGTGTCGCTACAGGAGCGCCCAAATAAACGTCACCCAGTCCCATCACAAGGTAGCTTGCATCAAAGACGATTTTTTTCACCGCTTCGATGGACTCAAGACCATTGATACGACGGATAAACTCGATATTGCTCGGACACCACGGCGCGTCGGGTCGGACGATTTTCATGTATTTTTCGATTGCCACCCGAGTCTGTTCATCGTCCCACGAAAGCGGTAAATGCACGATGCGCGCAGGCACCTCAATGTCATCAATCAAAGGCAATGTCAGCTCAATCCTTTTGATCTGCTCCATCAACACCTCACGCTTACAGACGCGAGGATCAAAATGCAGCTGCAACGAACGAATCCCCGGTGTTACATCGATCATCCCTGCAATCGCCGCCTTTTTAATCGCTTCCATAAGCACATGTACCCGAAAACGAAGCGCGATGTCCAGTTGCATGATGCCGTATTCGATGAGAAGATAGCTATCGCCTGATTGGCGAAACGTGATGCTTGGAAGATCATTTTTGCCCTCATCGTGGTACAAAATCGCTTCACCTAACACCTCTTTGGTTTCTAAATAATGACGCTCATCAAAAGGCTCTAATGAAGCGATAGCGCTCTCTTGTGCTTCAAGCATTTGCATCGCACGTTCATGACTCAGTGGCACAAAACGAACCCGATCACCCGCTTTAAGTTGCCCTACTTTCCACAACTCACTGCTCACAATCGTAACAGGGCAGACAAACCCGCCAAGACTCGGGCCATCGGGGCCTAGGATGACGGGCATATCGCCCGTAAAGTCAATCGCACCGATGGCATACGCGTTGTCGTGAATGTTGGAAGGATGCAATCCTGCCTCACCGCCATCCGTGCGCGCCCACTCAGGCTTAGGGCCAATGAGTCGCACGCCCGTTCGATTGGAGTTGTAGTGCACTTCCCACGACGCTTCCATAAACGTCTTGATGTCCTCTGGCGTAAAAAATTCAGGCGCACCATGAGGGCCATAGAGTACACCAATGTGCCACTCATGGCTTGGAAATGCTTTAGGAGTAAATGCTTTGGAAGGCACGGTGTTGTCGCACATTTGGCTTACATGTAAAACATCGCCACTGATCAGCATACGCCCTGCATGTCCTCCAAACTTCCCCAATGTAAAGGTTGAACGACTCCCCAAATACTCTGGCACATCAAGCCCTCCACGCACCGCCAAGTAGGTGCGAAAACCCTCGTGATGCACTTTTTTGAGTTTTAAGATGCTGCCTGCTGGAATCGTAACAGCTTCATTCATCGCAACTTTTTTACCATCTAAAAATGCTTCGATGCTCGCACCACACAGCGCAATCACACTCTCTTGATTAAATTTCAGCGTTGGCCCTGTAATGGCGATTTCCAACCCTGAAGCACGGCTATCATTTCCGACCAACGCATTGGCGTAGCGAAAACTGAGGCTATCAAACGGCCCACTCGGAGGCACGCCCACATCCCAATACCCAACACGTCCAGGGTAATCTTGAATGCTCGTCTGCGTTCCAGGTCGAAGCACATCGATACTTTGGGGCACAAAGGAGAAACGGGAGAGTGATTTGGTCGTATGCGTCGCATTTTTGAAAAAATCGCTTTTGACAATCGCGCCCAAATAGCGCAGATTGGTCTCGATGCCATCAATGCGTGTCTTCTCAATCGCCTCGTCCATCTTGATGAGCGCTTCTTCTCTTGAGTCTGCTTTGACAATCAATTTAGCGATCATCGGATCATAAAACGAAGAGACATGAAGCCCGGTTTCGATAAAACTATCCACACGAATGTTGGGTGCAAAACGGACATGATGCAACACGCCAGAGCTGGGTTGAAAGTTTTTAAGCGGATCTTCGGCATACACACGCACTTGCATCGCATGCCCTTTTGGAGAATGTTTGTAGTCGTAAAGTGCTTCATGACTCCCATACGCTTGGCGAATCATCCACTCCACCAAATCCACGCCACTGACCTCTTCGGTCACGCCATGCTCTACTTGCAAACGGGTATTCACCTCTAAGAAATAAAACGCATCGCTCATCGTGTCATAGACAAACTCCACCGTTCCTGCGGAGAGATAGTTCACACATGAAGCGAGTTTTTTGGAAGCCTCAAACAGTGCTTCTCGTGTGCTGTCACTCAAATGCGCTGCGGGCGTCTCTTCGATCACTTTTTGGTTACGGCGCTGAATGGAGCAGTCACGCTCGCCAAGTGTCGCCACATACCCTTTACCATCGCCAAAAATCTGCACTTCAATGTGACGCGCATGTTCAACGTATTTTTCTAAAAAGAGTCCACTGTTGGAGAAGTTGTTTTCGCTCAAACGTTTCACCGAAGCGTACGCTCCCTCAAGAGAGTGCGCATCATAGCAGAGTTGCATCCCGATGCCGCCACCTCCTGCCGTACTTTTCAGCATCACAGGATACCCGATGCTCTGCACTTTTTCCAACGCCTCTTCCAAACTTGCCAATAATCCCGAGCCGGGAAGCAGAGGCACGTGGTTAACTTCTGCCAAAGCGCGCGCCGTGTGTTTGAGACCAAAAGCCTCGATATGCTCAGCCCTAGGCCCTATAAACACAATGCCTTTGGTCTCACACGCCCTCGCGAACGCGGCATTTTCGCTTAAAAATCCATATCCTGGATGGATCGCTTCGGCTTTACATGTAAACGCGATTTCCAAAATTTTCGCTGCATCCAAATAGCTCTCACTCGCCACACCTTCGCCTATCCAATACGCCTCATCGGCAAGGCTTACATGTAAAGAATCTCTATCTGCTGTTGTGTAAAGTGCCACAGAGCGGATGCCCATTTTTGTGAGGGTTTTGATGATGCGACATGCGATTTCGCCACGATTGGCGATCAAAATTTTCATAAACATAAGGCTTCCTTCATCCGAATAATCTGTGGGCCGTCCCACATGCGATACTCTTTAAAGTCGTCTCTAAAGAGGCAAAATACGCTAATTATCCCAGATAAGAATCTGAATCGGTGTGGGGTTAAACCCATTGCACGGATTGTTGAGTTGCGGACAGTTTGAGATGAGTACCAGTGTGTCCATATGCGCTTTCATCTGCACAAAATCGCCCTCATGCGAGATGCCATCCACGATCGCCAAATGCCCATCTTCTTCCACCGGAACGTTCATAAAAAAGTTGATGTTGTTGGTCAAATCCCTTGGGCTCATTTCCAACTCACCGACCGCGTAGAGATAGTTGTCACGGCAACTGTGCATGTACTTTTTATCGTGCCCAAAACGAACGGTGTTACTCTCAGCGCTGCAGTGACCGCCAAGGGTGTCGTGATTGCCGCAGGTATCGTGTGTCACTTCAAGCATGACGTTATCATCACTCGAAAGTAGTTTCGTTCCCGTTGTAATGAATATACTGCCTTGTTCGCGAATCGTATCGCTCGCACTGTAACGCTCTTCGTGGTTGTCGGCGTTGTAAAAAAGGGTATCGACCGCTTGGCATCCTTTTAAATCCACGATGCGAATACTTTGCCCTTTTTTGACCACATGGTACCACGGTACACCCGCACTGACACGCTCATTGTAAATTGCTGTTGTCTCTTCCATCTTCTTCTCCTTAGGCAAAATAACGCGCGTTGTTTTCAAAACCGCGCTTGGCTTCTTCGCTAAACGCGACATCCTCATTCGCTGAACGCTCAAAAATTGTGACCTCAACATCGCTTGGGTTATACTCCCCTTTTTCCATCACATGCGGTGTATTGGAAAGTATGAGAAGAATGTTCATCTCCGCTCGAAGCTCGATAAAATCGCCTTTTTTGGGTCGTTTCTCACTCAAAAGCAGTTTGCTTCCTTCCGCCACATCGACTTTACGAAAAAGATTGAGGCACTGCACGATGTCACGTTTTCCCATGCCGTATTTGCCAAGTTCCACCAAAAAGTTTTCACGATCACTTTTAAAGTAACGGTTGCGAATCTGCTCGTAACTGCCACTACCAAAGTTTTGCTCGACGATGCGAGGATTGCTCATACCTGCAAGCGTATCGATGAGCCCATCTGTGGTATCTTCCGTAATGGAAAACAGAATATGCCCCAGCTCGGAGAAGAGCACTTTACCTTTGCCTAAAAAGGCGTTCCATTGAATTTTGACCGTATCGGCGGAGTTGTAACGCTCTGCGGTGTTGTCGGCATTGTAAAACAGAGCGCTTAGGCTTGCTTTACTGTCCAGTGCGCTCAGGCGAATGGTTTGCCCTCGTTTGATGAGCTTTGAGTATTTACCGCCACCTGTTATCACTTCATTCAGTACCATCGTTTCGTGTATCATTCTTCATCCTTTACTTTCTCACGTATTAACGGAATATCATACGTGATCTTTGCCCCAAACGCATTGGGCGCTTGTGGGTCATTGCGAACTTTATCAAACACCAATAATCTGGTGCCGAGGTAAAATCCCTCGTGCAAATCATGTGTCACCATCACAACGGTGAGGTTGTTTTTCTTCCACAAATCTAAAATAAGCGCGTGCATATCGGCACGAATGCCTGGATCGAGCGCGCCAAAAGGCTCATCTAAAAGCAGTAGTTTTGGTTTTTTCACCAACGACTGCGCGATGGAGAGACGTTGTTGCATCCCTCCCGATAACGCTGAGGGGTAATGGTGCAACACATCGCCCAAGCCCACAGCTTCAAGCATAGCAATGGCTTCTTCCTTGGCTCGTTTTTGAGCGCTTCCAAACAATTTGCCTAAAAAGCGCGATTCGCCGAGTTCTATGCCCAGCATCACATTGTCCAACACCGTGAGGTGTGAAAAAAGCGAATAGCGTTGAAACACGATGCCTCTCTCAACGCTTGGCTCTTTGGGAAAGGGTTTGCCTTCAAATAAAAAGACCCCTTTGCTTGGGCTCTCTTCGCCCAGTAACATGCGCAAAAAGGTACTTTTGCCACAACCAGAAGGTCCTACCAACGTGCAAAATTCACCCGCTTCGATGCTGAGGGAAAGGTTTTCAAGCACCACATTAGCACCGTAAGTTTTCCAGAGGTGTTTAATCTCAATCAAACTCATGCTCTCTCCTTTGTTTCATACCACGGAAAGAGTTTACATGTAAACTTTTTGAGCAAGAAATCTGCCAAAAAAGCAAGCAAGGTTATCCAAACCACATAAGGCAAAATAAGATCCATCGCCAAATAACGGCGTACCAAAAAGATGCGATACCCCAACCCTTCGGTTGCGGCAATCGCTTCGGCGGAGATGAGAAAAATCCACGCAGTTCCCAGTGTCAATCGCACAGAGTCAAGAAGCCTTGGTAACATCTGAGGCAATATGATGCGAATCACCAACGTCCACGTACTCGCTCCCAATGTTTGGGCTTTGATGAGCTGTTCGCGTGAAAACTCCTCAACTCTCTGTTGCAAATCACGCACGATCAAGGGCGTAACACCAATGACAATGAGCGCCACTTTTGCCACTTCGCCCATACCAAAGACGATAAAGAGTATGGGCAAAATAGCGATGGGTGGCACCATCGAAAAGGCGGCAACAAACGGTGAAAGCCCTGAGCGAACCAAGGGAATCAAGCCAAGCGGTATGCCAAGCGCAAGCCCTAAAAGCGCACTGATAAGCACACCAAGCCCCAAACGACTCAGCGAGGCGAGCGTATCTTGGATAAAGAGTATCTCTCCTGAGCGTTTACTAGGAGTGAGTGCCGATTTTTCCATCGTTTGAACGATCTGCGTAAACGATGGTAAAAGTTTATCATCAGGATTTTCCGCTAGCCTCGCATGAGAGGCAAACAGGTACACAATCCCGATCAGTATAAAAGGAAGCACTCCCATCCAAAGCGCATTCGCTCGTGAGGGTCGGTGGTTTATCAATCGCTTCATAGTATCCTCTTTGTTTTACAATGTACCGTCACTTGCCATTTTCATGTACGTATCGATAAAGCGTAATTTGACATTGCTTTGATTGCCGTAGGTTTTGCCGTTTGGAAACTGCATACCTACATAGGCTGCATTTTTAGCGCTATCGCCTAAGATGCCATGATCAAATGAAAATTGACTCACTTTTTGCATTGTTTTTGGAAGTGCGTCACTGGTGGTAAATTTCACCGCTTCGCTTGCATCGTGGAAAAGCATCGTTGTTTTGAGTTGTGCGTTAAACCCTGCGAGGTCTGTTCCAGAAGCTGTTGCCATTGCTTTAAGTGCGCTTTCGTCGCCTTTTTTCATCAATGCCATTACTTCATACCACGCCCCTGTGAGCGCTTTTGCTAGTTTAGGGTTCTCTTCAATCGTTTTGGTGTTCATGACCAACATATCGATGATTTCACCGGGGATTTTGCTAGAGTCAAAGACCAACGAGGCATTTTTCATCCCTGCAATTTCGCTGAGTTGTGGGTTCCATGTGACAAGAGACGTCACGTCTTTAGAACTAAAAGCAGCGACAATGTCTGCATCAGACGTGTTAATGACTTTGATGTCTTTTTCTTTAAGCCCTACACTTTCAAGTCCACGCGCCAAAAGGTAGTGAGAGACGGAGAGTTCGACAAGGTTGACACTTTGTCCTTTGATGTCGGAGAGTTTTTTCTTATTTTTGAGGATGATGCCATCATTTCCGTTGGAAAAGTCACCCACGATGAGTGCGGTTGAGTCCACACCACCTGCTGCGGGAATGGTAAGCGCGTCCATGTTGGTCATCACACAGCCATCAAATTTACCTGCGGTGTATTGGTTGATGGACTCAACATAGTCATTGACTTGAACCATCTCGATTTGGATGCCGTATTTTTTGGCCCATTTGTCGATGATACCTGTTTGCTGCGCATAATCCCAAGGCATCCAGCCGACATAAATCGTCCATGCCACTTGAAACTTCTCTTTGGTATCCGCCAATAAAGAGGTCGCCATGACAGTAGAAGCCAGCGTAGTGGCAACAAAAAGCTTGAGGGTTGAGTGTAAAAAAGACTTCATGGAAGACTCCT from Sulfurospirillum multivorans DSM 12446 carries:
- a CDS encoding putative urea ABC transporter substrate-binding protein, coding for MKSFLHSTLKLFVATTLASTVMATSLLADTKEKFQVAWTIYVGWMPWDYAQQTGIIDKWAKKYGIQIEMVQVNDYVESINQYTAGKFDGCVMTNMDALTIPAAGGVDSTALIVGDFSNGNDGIILKNKKKLSDIKGQSVNLVELSVSHYLLARGLESVGLKEKDIKVINTSDADIVAAFSSKDVTSLVTWNPQLSEIAGMKNASLVFDSSKIPGEIIDMLVMNTKTIEENPKLAKALTGAWYEVMALMKKGDESALKAMATASGTDLAGFNAQLKTTMLFHDASEAVKFTTSDALPKTMQKVSQFSFDHGILGDSAKNAAYVGMQFPNGKTYGNQSNVKLRFIDTYMKMASDGTL